In the genome of Telluria beijingensis, one region contains:
- a CDS encoding aminotransferase class V-fold PLP-dependent enzyme, which yields MITEIYLDANATSPVLPAAAAAAMAAMQDCFGNPSSSHASGLRARALREGVRACARRVLGAPGGRLMFNSGATEGIQTAVLSALCAVRERRARGEPCADIALVGATEHKAVSESLAHWNRLLGVGLELRVLPVDGDGRHRLDVLRALAPRLAFVATMAANNETGVVSDLDGIEAVLLETASPALWMVDCVQALGKLPLDLGARRIDYAPFSGHKLHAPKGIGMLYVREGAPYTPLMCGGGQEDAQRSGTENMAGIAALGAVLEALERGDTFLGHDALQACRARLVDALVRAFPGIVFNAPLAHTLPTTLNFAVPGVSSAELLDLFDAAGMRVSAGSACAASKAAPSYVLDAMGLPAWQSASAVRLSIGPLPDAAAIGLACERIARCGAALALPAAADAPAEPAAHCDGAHETDLELDAATAGGWLAAHPDAIVVDVRDVREHSVAGRVELHGRAALNVPLAQVAEHAAAWLGADARPLLFVCRSGARSARAARTLRALGHPRACSLAGGFALAL from the coding sequence ATGATCACCGAAATCTACCTCGACGCCAACGCCACTTCGCCGGTGCTGCCTGCCGCCGCCGCGGCGGCGATGGCCGCGATGCAGGACTGCTTCGGCAATCCGAGCAGCAGCCATGCCAGCGGCCTGCGCGCACGCGCGCTGCGCGAGGGCGTGCGTGCCTGCGCGCGGCGGGTGCTGGGCGCGCCCGGTGGACGGCTGATGTTCAACAGCGGCGCCACCGAAGGCATCCAGACTGCCGTGTTGTCGGCGCTGTGCGCGGTGAGGGAGCGGCGCGCGCGTGGCGAACCCTGTGCCGACATCGCGCTGGTCGGCGCCACCGAGCACAAGGCGGTGTCCGAAAGCCTGGCGCACTGGAACCGCCTGCTGGGCGTCGGCCTCGAACTGCGCGTGCTGCCGGTCGACGGCGACGGCCGCCACCGGCTCGACGTGTTGCGCGCGCTGGCGCCGCGCCTGGCCTTCGTCGCCACCATGGCCGCCAACAACGAGACCGGCGTCGTGTCCGACCTCGACGGCATCGAGGCAGTCTTGCTGGAGACGGCCAGTCCGGCGCTGTGGATGGTCGATTGCGTGCAGGCGCTCGGCAAGCTGCCCCTCGACCTGGGCGCGCGCCGCATCGACTACGCGCCGTTCTCGGGCCACAAGCTGCATGCGCCGAAAGGCATCGGCATGTTGTACGTACGCGAAGGCGCCCCGTACACGCCGCTGATGTGCGGCGGCGGCCAGGAAGACGCGCAGCGCTCCGGCACCGAGAACATGGCCGGCATCGCGGCGCTGGGCGCGGTGCTCGAGGCGCTGGAGCGTGGCGACACCTTCCTCGGTCATGATGCGCTGCAGGCCTGCCGCGCGCGCCTCGTGGATGCCCTGGTCCGCGCCTTCCCCGGCATCGTGTTCAATGCGCCGCTGGCGCACACGCTACCCACCACGCTCAATTTTGCCGTGCCCGGCGTCTCCAGCGCCGAACTGCTCGACCTGTTCGACGCGGCCGGCATGCGCGTCAGCGCCGGCTCGGCCTGCGCCGCGTCGAAGGCGGCGCCCAGCTATGTGCTCGACGCGATGGGCCTGCCGGCCTGGCAGAGCGCGTCGGCGGTGCGCCTGTCGATCGGCCCGCTGCCCGACGCCGCCGCGATCGGGCTGGCATGCGAGCGCATCGCGCGCTGCGGAGCCGCGCTGGCGCTGCCCGCGGCAGCCGACGCGCCGGCGGAACCTGCAGCGCACTGCGACGGCGCGCACGAAACCGACCTGGAACTCGACGCGGCCACGGCCGGCGGCTGGCTGGCCGCGCACCCCGACGCCATCGTGGTCGACGTGCGCGATGTGCGCGAACACAGCGTCGCCGGGCGGGTAGAATTGCACGGTCGCGCCGCGCTCAACGTGCCGCTGGCGCAGGTGGCCGAGCATGCCGCCGCCTGGCTCGGCGCCGATGCGCGTCCGCTGCTGTTCGTATGCCGCAGCGGCGCGCGCAGCGCCCGCGCCGCGCGCACCCTGCGTGCGCTGGGCCACCCGCGCGCCTGCTCGCTGGCCGGCGGATTCGCGCTCGCCTTGTGA
- a CDS encoding Lrp/AsnC family transcriptional regulator, with amino-acid sequence MNSLDKFDCAILAALQADATLSISGLSEKVGLSSTPCWKRVKRLEEEGYIESRVSIVNRQKVGLPVTVFVSVKTTEHDEKWLSRFASAVIALPEVLEFHRMSGDIDYLLKVVTTDIAGYDRFYKKLIKTARLTGVSSAFSMEQIKSTTALPLELISHGVPA; translated from the coding sequence ATGAACTCACTCGACAAGTTTGATTGTGCGATCCTCGCCGCCTTGCAGGCGGATGCAACCCTCTCGATTTCGGGCCTGAGCGAAAAGGTTGGCCTATCCAGCACGCCCTGCTGGAAACGCGTGAAACGCCTCGAAGAAGAAGGCTATATCGAAAGCCGCGTCAGCATCGTCAACCGCCAGAAGGTCGGCTTGCCGGTCACCGTGTTCGTCAGCGTCAAGACCACCGAGCACGACGAAAAATGGCTGTCCCGTTTCGCCTCCGCCGTGATCGCCCTGCCCGAAGTGCTGGAATTCCACCGCATGAGCGGCGACATCGACTACCTGCTCAAGGTCGTCACCACCGACATCGCCGGCTACGACCGCTTCTACAAAAAGCTGATCAAGACCGCGCGCCTGACCGGTGTATCGTCCGCCTTCTCGATGGAACAGATCAAGTCGACCACCGCCCTGCCGCTCGAACTGATCTCGCACGGCGTGCCGGCCTGA
- a CDS encoding branched-chain amino acid ABC transporter substrate-binding protein encodes MRTKFKMAPLALAALVASIGVQAYAAEQVVKIGVSGPLSGSNAFAGKDNENGVRLAIEELNAQKIQVGGNVLRFVLQSEDDGGDPKQGVTVAQKFADAGVKFVLGPYNSGVAIPASRVYNDNGILMSTVGTNPKITAAGYPTVFRIVASDTQVGASVAGYAAKELKVRNVGVIDDRTAFGQGIAMEFKRQAQKAGIKIAGHEFTNDKASDFAAILTSLRAKKVDAIFFGGYAPQGAPMARQMKQLGLNVPLLGGDTLCSPEMAKLGGAAVGENVRCAQAGAIVAKQPGGPAFLASYKKRFGREPDVYAPSFYDQTKFIAQAIQQAKSVDAKQVGAAMHAIDYQGVVGAYGYDAKGNLKKTAVTVYTFKNGALTPLASY; translated from the coding sequence ATGCGAACGAAATTCAAGATGGCGCCGCTGGCGCTGGCGGCGCTGGTGGCGTCGATCGGCGTGCAGGCTTACGCCGCAGAGCAAGTGGTGAAGATCGGCGTGAGCGGCCCGCTGTCGGGTTCCAACGCCTTCGCCGGCAAGGATAACGAGAACGGCGTGCGCCTCGCGATCGAGGAACTCAACGCACAGAAAATCCAGGTTGGCGGCAATGTGCTGCGCTTCGTGCTGCAGTCCGAGGACGACGGCGGCGACCCGAAACAGGGCGTGACCGTGGCCCAGAAATTCGCCGACGCCGGCGTCAAGTTCGTGCTCGGCCCCTACAACTCGGGCGTGGCGATTCCAGCCTCGCGCGTCTACAACGACAACGGCATCCTGATGTCGACCGTCGGCACCAATCCCAAGATCACGGCCGCCGGCTACCCGACGGTATTTCGCATCGTGGCCAGCGACACGCAGGTCGGCGCATCGGTCGCCGGCTATGCCGCCAAGGAGCTCAAGGTCAGGAACGTCGGCGTGATCGATGACCGCACCGCGTTCGGCCAGGGCATTGCCATGGAATTCAAGCGCCAGGCGCAGAAGGCCGGCATCAAGATCGCGGGCCACGAATTTACCAACGACAAGGCGAGCGACTTCGCCGCCATCCTGACCTCGCTGCGCGCCAAGAAGGTCGATGCCATCTTCTTCGGTGGCTACGCCCCGCAGGGCGCCCCGATGGCGCGCCAGATGAAGCAGCTGGGCCTGAACGTGCCGCTGCTGGGCGGCGACACCCTGTGCAGCCCCGAGATGGCCAAGCTGGGCGGCGCCGCGGTCGGCGAGAACGTGCGCTGCGCGCAGGCCGGCGCCATCGTCGCCAAACAGCCGGGCGGCCCGGCCTTCCTGGCCAGCTACAAGAAGCGCTTCGGTCGCGAGCCGGACGTCTACGCGCCATCGTTCTACGACCAGACCAAATTCATCGCCCAGGCGATCCAGCAGGCCAAGTCGGTCGACGCGAAACAGGTCGGCGCCGCGATGCATGCGATCGACTACCAGGGCGTGGTCGGCGCCTATGGCTACGACGCCAAGGGCAACCTCAAGAAGACGGCGGTGACGGTGTACACCTTCAAGAACGGCGCATTGACGCCGCTGGCCAGCTACTGA
- a CDS encoding DUF885 domain-containing protein: MRENFKLGALATAALLACAPAGAAPAAAANAAPATQKVATTEAGKAIDKLVDEYYEAYARFEPVWATESGDGRFFDQLGLSIAPKNRDAQFALYRGYLKRLALIPRERLNAHEQASYDIVKFELETALRLGAFPEHLLPLDQMFNMPAFIANYAGGEGAQPFATPKDYRNYLSRLDQMVPYIDQAIANMREGVKRGIVHPRQPIQSLLPQLKQLQAASNEASIFYSPIKKFPASFSDADKRSLTDAYRKTIDKLNPALDRLANYVERDYLPKTRTTAGWNALPNGAEWYKARVAAMTTTDMTPEQIHAIGLNEVARIQGEYGKIGPKMGYTGPAAGLPKWVSEQPKYKPFTSDQQVIEVFQKLDAQVRTKLPALFTLMPKAPLEVRLEPELTRETASDHYSPPAADGSRPGVFWSVVNDPTKYGRTGMVTLYLHEGQPGHHFHIALLQELGLPNFRKFGGNTAFTEGWALYAETLGKEMGLFEQPEDYFGHLNDEMLRAARLVVDTGMHSKGWSRDQGIAYFRDTLGYSELEARAQIERYMVMPGQALAYKIGSLKIMELRQRAQAALGDKFSLPKFHEVVLDEGTLPLAVLEAKVDRWIATSK, from the coding sequence ATGAGAGAGAACTTCAAGCTCGGCGCGCTGGCGACAGCCGCCCTGCTCGCGTGCGCGCCTGCTGGCGCCGCACCTGCGGCGGCCGCCAATGCTGCACCCGCCACCCAGAAGGTCGCCACGACCGAAGCCGGCAAGGCGATCGACAAGCTGGTCGATGAGTACTACGAAGCCTATGCACGCTTCGAGCCGGTGTGGGCGACCGAAAGCGGCGACGGCCGCTTCTTCGACCAGCTCGGCCTGTCGATCGCGCCGAAGAATCGCGACGCGCAGTTTGCGCTGTACCGCGGCTACCTGAAGCGCCTGGCATTGATCCCGCGCGAGCGCCTGAACGCGCACGAGCAGGCCAGCTACGACATCGTCAAGTTCGAGCTCGAGACCGCGCTGCGCCTGGGCGCCTTCCCCGAGCACCTGCTGCCGCTGGACCAGATGTTCAATATGCCGGCCTTCATCGCGAACTATGCCGGCGGCGAAGGCGCGCAGCCGTTCGCCACGCCGAAGGACTACCGCAACTACCTGAGCCGCCTGGACCAGATGGTGCCGTATATCGACCAGGCGATCGCGAACATGCGCGAAGGCGTCAAGCGCGGCATCGTGCATCCGCGCCAGCCAATCCAGTCGCTGCTGCCGCAGCTCAAGCAGCTGCAGGCCGCCTCAAACGAAGCCAGCATCTTCTACTCGCCGATCAAGAAGTTCCCGGCCAGCTTCTCGGACGCCGACAAGCGCAGCCTGACCGACGCTTACCGCAAGACCATCGACAAGCTCAATCCGGCGCTGGATCGCCTGGCGAACTATGTCGAAAGGGATTACCTGCCGAAGACCCGCACCACCGCCGGCTGGAACGCCCTGCCGAACGGCGCCGAGTGGTACAAGGCGCGCGTGGCGGCGATGACTACCACCGACATGACGCCGGAGCAGATCCACGCGATCGGCTTGAACGAAGTGGCGCGCATCCAGGGCGAGTACGGCAAGATCGGCCCGAAGATGGGCTATACCGGCCCGGCCGCCGGCCTGCCGAAATGGGTGTCGGAGCAGCCGAAGTACAAGCCGTTTACGTCGGACCAGCAGGTGATCGAGGTGTTCCAGAAGCTGGACGCGCAAGTGCGCACCAAGCTGCCGGCCCTGTTCACGCTGATGCCGAAGGCGCCGCTCGAAGTGCGCCTGGAGCCGGAACTGACGCGCGAGACCGCCTCGGACCATTATTCGCCGCCGGCAGCGGACGGTTCGCGTCCGGGCGTGTTCTGGTCGGTGGTGAACGATCCGACCAAGTACGGCCGCACCGGCATGGTCACGCTCTACCTGCACGAAGGTCAACCGGGCCACCACTTCCACATCGCGCTGCTGCAGGAACTCGGCCTGCCGAACTTCCGCAAGTTCGGCGGCAACACCGCCTTCACCGAAGGCTGGGCGCTGTACGCCGAGACGCTGGGCAAGGAGATGGGCCTGTTCGAACAGCCGGAAGATTACTTCGGCCACCTGAACGACGAGATGCTGCGCGCCGCGCGCCTGGTGGTGGACACCGGCATGCACAGCAAGGGCTGGAGCCGCGACCAGGGCATCGCGTATTTCCGCGATACGCTGGGCTACTCGGAGCTGGAAGCACGCGCCCAGATCGAACGCTATATGGTGATGCCGGGCCAGGCGCTGGCCTACAAGATCGGCTCGCTGAAGATCATGGAACTGCGCCAGCGGGCGCAGGCGGCGCTGGGCGATAAATTCAGCCTGCCGAAGTTCCACGAGGTGGTGCTGGACGAAGGCACCTTGCCGCTGGCGGTGCTGGAGGCCAAGGTCGACCGCTGGATCGCGACATCGAAGTAG
- a CDS encoding M14 family zinc carboxypeptidase, producing the protein MSTELLTPYEKGNLNQTTTWAECIAWYESLAANYPNVLRFEKVGVSDAGVPIHAGVVSSDGVFEAEAIKRAGRPVFFNNNGIHPGEPEGVDGCMAIVRDFCLQPAKLAVLGQTVFLFVPLYNVDGSFNRADTSRVNQDGPEQFGFRGNSRHLDLNRDFVKCDTLTARVFNQLFSRWDPDVMVDTHTSNGADYSYTMTLIHTQADKLGGGLGDFLRAEMLPAMYAGMDARGWPTCPYVNPVQDSPDHGIAEFLETARFSTGYAALHHTIGFMPETHMLKPFKDRYESMVALVEVALDFTVKNAGRIQALRRAAREEGRQQAEWPVRWKMDEANPASFRFKGYEAKYKKSAIGDYTRLYYDRSSPWERDIAYYNSFPVDVAVPAPQAYVVPQQWREAIERLEWNGVRMERVEADRMQEVAYYQVQSVTSRPGAYEGHLFHDEVVLERRIGQVLLRAGDYIVPLDQDRARYAVETLEPLAHDSFFRWGFFNSVLEKKEHYSDYVFEDEAEKLLADEPELAAKFTEWKAANPGLLTSQEAVLDFIYANCARYREPEWNRYPVFMIAR; encoded by the coding sequence ATGTCCACAGAACTGCTGACGCCCTATGAAAAGGGCAACCTGAACCAGACCACTACCTGGGCCGAGTGCATCGCCTGGTACGAGTCGCTCGCCGCCAACTACCCGAACGTGCTGCGCTTCGAGAAGGTGGGCGTATCGGATGCCGGCGTGCCGATCCACGCGGGCGTGGTGAGCAGCGACGGCGTGTTCGAGGCCGAGGCGATCAAGCGCGCCGGCCGTCCGGTCTTCTTCAACAACAACGGCATTCACCCGGGCGAGCCGGAAGGCGTCGATGGCTGCATGGCGATCGTGCGCGATTTCTGCCTGCAGCCCGCCAAGCTCGCTGTGCTGGGCCAGACCGTGTTCCTGTTCGTCCCGCTGTACAACGTCGACGGCAGCTTCAACCGCGCCGATACCTCGCGCGTGAACCAGGACGGCCCGGAGCAGTTCGGCTTCCGCGGCAACAGCCGCCACCTCGACCTGAACCGCGACTTCGTCAAGTGCGACACCCTGACCGCACGCGTGTTCAACCAGTTGTTCTCGCGCTGGGATCCGGACGTGATGGTCGACACCCACACGTCCAATGGCGCCGACTACAGCTATACGATGACCCTGATCCACACCCAGGCCGACAAGCTGGGTGGCGGCCTGGGCGACTTCCTGCGCGCCGAGATGCTGCCTGCGATGTATGCCGGCATGGACGCGCGCGGCTGGCCGACCTGCCCTTACGTGAACCCGGTGCAGGACAGCCCGGACCACGGCATCGCCGAATTCCTCGAGACGGCGCGCTTCTCGACCGGCTACGCGGCCCTGCACCACACGATCGGCTTCATGCCCGAGACGCATATGCTCAAGCCGTTCAAGGACCGCTACGAGTCGATGGTGGCGCTGGTCGAAGTGGCGCTCGACTTCACCGTCAAGAACGCCGGCCGCATCCAGGCGCTGCGCCGCGCGGCGCGCGAGGAAGGCCGCCAGCAGGCGGAGTGGCCGGTGCGCTGGAAGATGGACGAGGCCAATCCTGCGAGCTTCCGCTTCAAGGGCTACGAGGCCAAGTACAAGAAGAGCGCGATCGGCGACTACACCCGCCTGTACTACGACCGCAGCAGCCCGTGGGAACGCGATATCGCCTACTACAACAGCTTCCCGGTCGACGTCGCGGTGCCGGCGCCGCAAGCCTACGTGGTGCCGCAGCAGTGGCGTGAAGCGATCGAGCGCCTGGAGTGGAATGGAGTGCGCATGGAACGGGTCGAGGCGGATCGCATGCAGGAAGTGGCGTATTACCAGGTCCAGTCGGTGACTTCGCGCCCGGGCGCCTATGAAGGCCATCTATTCCATGACGAGGTGGTGCTGGAGCGCCGCATCGGGCAGGTTTTGCTGCGCGCCGGCGACTACATCGTGCCGCTGGACCAGGACCGGGCGCGTTATGCAGTCGAGACCCTCGAGCCGCTGGCCCACGACAGTTTCTTCCGCTGGGGTTTCTTCAACAGCGTGCTGGAGAAGAAGGAGCACTATTCGGATTATGTGTTCGAGGACGAGGCCGAGAAGCTACTGGCCGACGAACCCGAACTGGCCGCGAAATTCACTGAGTGGAAGGCGGCCAATCCGGGGCTGCTCACGAGCCAGGAAGCGGTGCTGGACTTCATCTATGCGAACTGCGCGCGCTATCGCGAGCCGGAGTGGAATCGGTATCCGGTGTTCATGATCGCGCGCTGA
- a CDS encoding sensor histidine kinase, with product MNLRFWRGWGVGRRMAVITMLPVILLFTSFVWYSWYAHRAQVAEELAERGRILARALAETSEYNVISGNLSDLRLTINGLVQSDRSIYKVDVIDGSGRAAVRVVSESASDAQAHYYEAPIRKQVVWINLFSDNGTPHVSASSDSRPPTLTTEVVGWVRVTMSPANMMAKQTDRFQIELSMAALALAASGILAWVLARSLIVPLREAIGTLRQIRGGNYRVHPPVTTGGEIGELQASIGEMSLALDESKRDLENKVAERTRDLLASRNEALRADADKRKLIQKVNEIIEDERKSIAVEIHDELNASLIAARLEAQAIGLLAAKAPPGPEVDEIRRKSEAITKLALDLYANGRRLVRRLRPEVLDMLGLHGAVEEMVRHYDTTSGCRFDLHSEGDFARLSNELAISAYRIVQEALSNVMKHAAARSAHVSLLLDEGKGMLRIRVVDDGAGFDTASASEGIGIIGMRERAYALHGTIEVRSSPGEGTDVAIALPLTPPAQAQTPAVPPAIPEASTSQR from the coding sequence ATGAACCTGCGGTTCTGGCGCGGCTGGGGTGTCGGACGGCGCATGGCCGTCATCACCATGCTGCCCGTGATCCTGCTGTTCACGTCCTTCGTCTGGTATTCCTGGTACGCGCACCGCGCCCAGGTGGCCGAGGAACTGGCCGAGCGCGGACGCATCCTGGCGCGCGCGCTGGCCGAGACGTCCGAGTACAACGTCATCTCGGGCAACCTGTCCGACCTGCGCCTGACCATCAACGGCCTGGTGCAGTCGGACCGCAGCATCTATAAAGTCGACGTGATCGACGGCAGCGGCCGCGCCGCGGTGCGCGTGGTGTCCGAATCGGCCAGCGACGCCCAGGCCCACTACTACGAAGCGCCGATCCGCAAGCAGGTAGTGTGGATCAATCTGTTCTCGGACAACGGCACCCCGCACGTGTCGGCATCGAGCGATTCGCGCCCGCCCACGCTCACGACTGAGGTCGTCGGCTGGGTGCGGGTGACGATGTCGCCGGCGAACATGATGGCCAAGCAGACCGACCGCTTCCAGATCGAGCTGTCGATGGCGGCGCTGGCGCTGGCCGCGAGCGGCATCCTGGCCTGGGTGCTGGCGCGCTCGCTGATCGTGCCGCTGCGCGAGGCGATCGGCACGCTGCGCCAGATCCGGGGCGGCAACTACCGCGTCCATCCGCCGGTGACCACCGGCGGCGAGATCGGCGAGCTGCAGGCCTCGATCGGCGAGATGTCGCTGGCGCTGGACGAATCCAAGCGCGACCTCGAAAACAAGGTGGCCGAGCGCACGCGCGACCTGCTCGCTTCGCGCAACGAGGCGCTGCGCGCCGACGCCGACAAGCGCAAGCTGATCCAGAAGGTCAACGAGATCATCGAGGACGAGCGCAAGAGCATCGCGGTCGAGATCCACGACGAATTGAACGCGTCCCTGATCGCGGCGCGCCTCGAGGCGCAGGCGATCGGCCTGCTGGCGGCCAAGGCGCCGCCCGGCCCCGAGGTCGACGAGATCCGGCGCAAGTCCGAGGCCATCACCAAGCTGGCGCTTGACCTGTACGCCAACGGCCGGCGCCTGGTGCGCCGCCTGCGTCCCGAGGTGCTCGACATGCTCGGCCTGCACGGCGCGGTGGAAGAGATGGTGCGCCATTACGACACCACGTCCGGCTGCCGCTTCGACCTGCACAGCGAGGGCGACTTCGCGCGCCTGTCGAACGAGCTGGCGATTTCCGCCTACCGCATCGTGCAAGAGGCGCTGTCCAACGTCATGAAGCACGCCGCCGCGCGCTCGGCCCACGTCAGCCTGCTGCTCGACGAAGGCAAGGGCATGCTGCGCATCCGCGTGGTCGACGACGGCGCCGGCTTCGACACCGCCAGCGCCTCGGAAGGCATCGGCATCATCGGCATGCGCGAGCGCGCCTACGCGCTGCATGGCACGATCGAGGTGCGCTCCAGCCCGGGCGAGGGCACCGACGTCGCGATCGCGCTGCCGCTCACTCCGCCGGCCCAGGCGCAAACGCCGGCCGTGCCGCCGGCGATTCCCGAAGCATCAACCTCACAACGATAA
- a CDS encoding response regulator: MAEQNKPIRVMLADDHPIVMTGFAMSLEAAGMQVVGQAKTPSEATALYAAEHPDVAVLDMRFGTELTGMDAAQAILKSDPSAKIVFLSQFDQDSLIKETYRLGAHAFVTKDCDPADLATAVRHAHEGKLYFLPHIASRLASMAVRGEVTPQSQLDERGLEIFKFMAEGMTNAEIAERLDLSTKTISNISQSIKEKLGVHRQASITLLAVKHGLIEP, translated from the coding sequence TTGGCAGAACAGAACAAACCCATCCGCGTCATGCTCGCGGATGACCACCCGATCGTCATGACCGGTTTCGCCATGTCGCTGGAAGCGGCGGGCATGCAGGTGGTGGGGCAGGCCAAGACCCCGAGCGAGGCGACCGCCCTGTACGCGGCCGAGCACCCGGACGTCGCCGTGCTCGACATGCGCTTCGGCACCGAGCTGACCGGCATGGATGCGGCCCAGGCCATCCTCAAGTCCGACCCGTCGGCCAAGATCGTCTTCCTGAGCCAGTTCGACCAGGACAGTCTGATCAAGGAAACCTACCGCCTCGGCGCCCACGCCTTCGTCACCAAGGATTGCGACCCGGCCGACCTGGCCACCGCCGTGCGCCACGCCCACGAGGGCAAGCTGTACTTCCTGCCGCATATCGCCTCGCGCCTGGCCAGCATGGCGGTGCGCGGCGAAGTCACGCCGCAGTCGCAACTCGACGAGCGCGGACTGGAGATCTTCAAGTTCATGGCCGAGGGCATGACCAATGCCGAGATCGCGGAGCGCCTCGACCTGTCGACCAAGACCATCAGCAATATCAGCCAGTCGATCAAGGAAAAGCTGGGCGTGCACCGCCAGGCCAGCATCACCCTGCTGGCGGTCAAGCACGGCCTGATCGAGCCCTGA
- a CDS encoding energy transducer TonB has translation MHFSDINNGAGGKAGKFALVAGLHVLVAMGVISTMNAKSISLPAMLEDKLVWIQPETPPPAPPPEPPKPQVKAAPPEVVVPKVEVDVAEPPPEQVIEASTEPSPEPVQQAQYDAPPQPAAEPSSNSGQMRSAVLADANGCAKPDYPMRAARNGETGTVTLALLVGADGRVQDSRIQSSSGSRDLDRAAVNALSLCKFQPAMNGGTAEAGWAQLAYVWTLE, from the coding sequence ATGCATTTTTCTGACATCAACAATGGCGCCGGCGGCAAGGCCGGCAAGTTCGCCCTGGTGGCCGGGCTGCACGTGCTGGTGGCCATGGGCGTGATCAGCACGATGAACGCGAAGTCGATTTCGCTGCCTGCCATGCTCGAAGACAAGCTGGTATGGATCCAGCCGGAGACGCCGCCGCCGGCCCCGCCGCCCGAGCCACCGAAGCCGCAAGTGAAGGCCGCGCCGCCCGAAGTGGTGGTGCCGAAGGTGGAAGTCGACGTGGCCGAGCCGCCGCCCGAGCAGGTCATTGAAGCGAGCACCGAACCGTCGCCCGAACCGGTCCAGCAGGCCCAGTACGACGCCCCGCCGCAACCGGCCGCCGAGCCCTCGTCGAACAGCGGCCAGATGCGCAGCGCCGTGCTGGCCGACGCCAACGGCTGCGCCAAACCCGACTATCCGATGCGCGCCGCGCGCAATGGCGAGACGGGCACCGTGACCCTGGCACTGCTGGTCGGCGCCGATGGCAGGGTGCAGGACTCGCGCATCCAGTCTTCCAGCGGTTCGCGCGACCTCGACCGCGCTGCCGTGAATGCCCTGAGCCTGTGCAAATTCCAGCCGGCGATGAACGGCGGCACGGCCGAAGCCGGGTGGGCGCAGCTCGCCTACGTCTGGACACTCGAGTAA